Within the Arachis duranensis cultivar V14167 chromosome 10, aradu.V14167.gnm2.J7QH, whole genome shotgun sequence genome, the region CCAGCCCTTACAACCTTGGCTACATCCACCTCCTTCACAGCAGCTTCATCACGGAATAACGAAACTCGCGACTTCACGTCATCACTTACCCAGTCATAGGACCAATCAATCTTcccttttttctccttttcaaAACCCATGACAGAAccagaaaagaaaagcaaaaaaggaagaagatatAGATGATAAAATAGAAATGAAAGAAATGGCATGCATACCTCTTTTACTTATTCTGTTTTCAAAGCAGCAAAAACCAAGGGTTAGGAAAACAAAAGTTAGTAAGCCAAACCTTTGAACTTAACCACATCACAAAGTAACTGCTACCTCAATCACATCAAACGATGCAGTTGCATTGGAAACATGAGAAGCTTTTAGTACCCCAAGCACTACTTCTCTCTCATCAATAAAGTGGAAACGACCTCCCACTTTCTAAGCAATCAATTCCATTTTTTTAATGAAGTACGTTGAACTGAAGGCTCACTTAATAACCCATCTaaccgagttataactcatcaaaaagctcaacctgcttcATTAAAAACTTTCCTCAGGTCAAGCTTGGGGACTATGATATGGCCGCCTTTAATATGAGCTATAACTCGGTATTATAGCCGTTATCATTAAGAGCTATAACTATCGCCCGTTATAAGCTCCGCCTATCATGAGCCATAACTCAGTCAGATTAATACTCCTATCATAACCGACATTCAAACGGCATAATCAAGTCGGTTACAATATCAATCATTTCAGAAATCGACGATTAATGCCGAGAATGTAACGGACGAAGAATTCATCATATAAAGCAAGGTAAAGTATTTTTCTTCACTAAGTTCGAATAAGACAATATACTGACTTAAGTTTTGGAGTGTTTTTGCAGGTACATTCCTCCCCCTCTTCATTACTCGTGCTCTCACGCTACGACGAAAAGAAAAAGCTCGGACTCAGGCGTACGACGCCCAGCCTCCAAAGTTATAAATCGGTCGTCACTAGATAATTGAAGCCGATCTATTCCACAGACAAgatcattaaataaaataaattttaagtgttttaactaattttttattatattctaaatattattttatataaagacATTTATCCACTATATTGTGACGCTTTAAATATCACCTATGCtagggaaaaataaaaaggcaattgacatagattttttttttcatcccaAAAATAAAATACCTCTGCTGACCTCTCTtgatatgatgatgatgataggaAATATGGAAGTTGAGTGTtcaattctttctttttattttatccttATGTACTATAACCCAAATAATGATAATTGTTTTTATAAGTATtgacaaattttgaaaatttgaacaaaaattttgaatgtttggtaacttaaattttttcttcaaataataaaatatgacttAACAAGCAagtgtgaaaaataaataactatataataattatatatctagatatttaaatcaaacaaaaaaatttttttagtaaattttcaacaattcaaaaattaacacaatagatagttatgaattaagataaaaaaaaaagagagagttgCGATAATAATACAATGGTAATTAATTACGGTCGCagtgaatagaagaagaaaacaaagaagaaaaataaaataaggtaACATAATAGTGACGGtgacataataataattatacatCTATAAAAATGTTAGGAAAAAAATAGTGTATGATATGGTGAGATAAtatcatcaaaataaaaattaataattttaaaagaataataaaattaaaaatgttcaatataagattaaaaaaatatttttttatttattaaaattgtgcatacataaattattttttaattgttgatattaaatttataatttaaaaataaaaatataaaaataatttcttaaattcaataataaccATGATTATTAGTGGCAAGACACGTTGTATATGTGTGAGATGATAAATAGTATTAGATAGTGACTActtacacaaaaatatttttatgtaaatatgataaattagatattaatatatcatatatgttaagtaattaataaaaatatttaataaattttaactattatcTCTGTAAAATAATGTTATTGATTTTGTTaggtaaataataatttttttaaataatgtaaataataaactttaaaattaatttaataaaataaaaaaatactccaTTCTAAATTACCTCATAAACCTTAATATTAAGATAACTATCAACAaatctaataaattaaacattcaGTCATTTTTAACTGTgtataaataattgaatatcTAATATCTAATATAtccattatttatataatttagtattgtgattgtctcctttgTAATTCTCCTAATCCTATGTGCGTAATTGTTGTAGTAGATACTCCATGCAACATAGTACGTACAGGATCTCACAAGTCTAAGGGACAACGACAAACACTGTGGGTAGCAAATTAAGGAGTTTGGTGAAATGAAGGACTTCCCGTAGTGGGTCACCCTCACCTCCTAATAAAGAAGCCACTCAGATCATACAGTCATGCCAACCCAtacccaccaccaccaccttgtCTTAACTCTTAACACCACCCTCCCAATTAAATTTTCTTAGCTTCTAGTAGTAGTGctccatattttattcatcGTCGTGGAATCAATAAATGTTACATCATCCATCTACCTTTTTATTTGACAAAAACTTTCcatgtgaagaagaaaaagataatgaCATAGGAAAATTCGTACATAGCGTGTATACCTGGCCTTTTCGATTCCATTCTCTAATTACAACACTGTCACATGTATGCATGTATGTGTGCGTAATTCTGATTAAGAAGCCACTAATTCAATTCGAAATTTGTTTCTAATCAGAGGAAATTAATTAAAGCAGCATGATTATTCATTCTCTTTGCACtggaaaatttattttaattttgaaccaAACAGAACCTTTATGATCTTCTCCTAACagcatttattattataagTCACACCTCaccgaagaagaaaaaagattgTGTCAAGGAAGTCAAAACTGAAACGCAAGAGAACAAACTTCCAATCCAATAATTAAACCTAACCCCGCACAATTCTTTGGttcatttcaacaaacacatactATGCTCTCAATCCCATCATTCATGAGCATCGCCTCCCTATACGAAATCTACCTCCGCCGCTGCTTCACGGCGGCAGGCCTCTTGTCTCAGTCAATCGCGGTGGACGACGAAACTActatccacttctggggccccaCCAGCAAATCCCCAAACAAGGCATGCCTTGTTCTCATACACGGTTTCGGTCCCATGGCCATATGGCAATGGCGGAAACAAGTGCAGTTCTTCGCGCCTCACTTCAACGTGTACGTGCCGGACCTGGTGTTCTTCGGAGGGTCCACGACGAGGAGCAGTGAGAGGAGCGAGAAGTTTCAGGCGGCGGCGGTGGTGAAGCTGGTGGAGAAAgaggtggtggcggatgaggagagtaagaagaagaaggtgcacGTGATAGGCACGAGCTACGGGGGATTTGTGGCGTACCAAGTGGCAAGGATGATGGGGGTGGAGAGAGTGGGCAAAGTGGTAATTGCAAGCTCGGGAGTGAATATGAGGAAGAAGGATAACTTGGCGCTTTTGGAGAGGGCGGGACTTGAGAGAATTGAGGACCTCATGATGCCAGCTAAGCCTCAACATTTCCGAAAATTGATGGCTTTGTCTCTCTCTAGGCGTCTCCATTATCTACCTGATTTCTTCCTCGCTGATTTCATCAATGTAAGTTCTCCCTTTATCCTTCTTCTTTTCATCAAAGCTTATTTGCACGGCTACACCTAAAGGAATTTGTGAATTGATCGTTTAAATTATTAGCCATTCATCAAACTCTTTTGATAGTTACataatgattgaaaattattagaataGTTTTACGATAAATTTTACAAGATATGTTCTTGTTAGCGGGCGAGATGAGTATTTAAGTATTTGCATTCCTTTTGAATATTTATACATTATTTATAGGTATCCTAATTTTTATCTCATATTCAAATCTAAGGGTATATATATCTCTGTCCTCGTTCATCCAGCCTTAAAATCTAATTGATTTATaagttttttctttaaaaaagcTTATAATATGAAGATAAACAAATTGAACATAActaatcaataaaattaattaaataaataagttcaCACATAGCATAATTAAATacaaagataattttaaatggTTCACAACAATATATAACACATAAAAATACAAAGGGCATACACACACATATAAAATGAGGCGAAACGGTCATTACTCATACCTCTCTTATACCCAAACAGCACACACACATATAGGGCGGCTAATAGAGCGGAGCAACCATTAACTATCCCCATCTCATacccaaataaaaataaaggaaaa harbors:
- the LOC107470671 gene encoding uncharacterized protein LOC107470671 translates to MLSIPSFMSIASLYEIYLRRCFTAAGLLSQSIAVDDETTIHFWGPTSKSPNKACLVLIHGFGPMAIWQWRKQVQFFAPHFNVYVPDLVFFGGSTTRSSERSEKFQAAAVVKLVEKEVVADEESKKKKVHVIGTSYGGFVAYQVARMMGVERVGKVVIASSGVNMRKKDNLALLERAGLERIEDLMMPAKPQHFRKLMALSLSRRLHYLPDFFLADFINKLYSDNRKEKMELLKGVSLGREEALNISPLQQEVLIVWGEHDRIFPVQMARELREVIGKKASLEVIKDASHVPQIEKAAEFNNIILNFLKGCT